In Siniperca chuatsi isolate FFG_IHB_CAS linkage group LG24, ASM2008510v1, whole genome shotgun sequence, the DNA window TGGGTTCTCACAGGTGAAAGGTGAAGGCTCATTCACCTGGGAGCTGCAGTCCTTCCTCTTCAAACACAGAGATGTAAAAATAAACCCTGCCAACAGACCGTCGGGTGAGTCAAACTAATACTAATACAGTTTTAGCTAACGTcttgaatttttaaaattttgtgaaTGCAGTGCACTTCCGAAAAagccagtcttgttttaaacattaatgCAATTCTGAGTGATAGTACTAATAATCTAATATTATCTATTAAAATGACCAATGATAAGATTTAAAGAAGGTTTTTCTATGGGTTTCAGAAACAGAAAGGTTGGAGAATTCGTTATATCCATGTAGGAGATTTATTAACGAACTGTTGGATTGATTTACTGTTGTGATGCATGATCCAGTAATTAGACAATAGTtcaatttacatttatgtttttaaaaacattattactTTCTACAACAGTTCACTTCTGTACCAGCAGCACAAAAACACGAGACATGCAGAACATGCAGAAGCTCTTGGCATTTATAGTGCAGTGACCACAAAGTCTACTGGGGTTCAAAACGAATAACAGACTCACCTATTACTACTAAGAGGAGGACGGCGTTCAGGGCGAGCGAGCCGTATGTGACTAGGGGTGCTGACAAGATGTCTGGGTGGTTTGCTTTAGAGTCGTTGGTGGACGGCGGGATAGGGACGtctggaaaaataaaagtgacaaaaatgaaCCAAGAAACTGAGGAGAGCTGCTGACGGATCAAAAATCCAACACCTGATCGGATCAAATGGCTGCAGAAAAGCACAAGAAAATCGATTCTTGTAACTTTTAAGTGTCTTTACACTCACACAcgtatttacagcagcaaacTGATGTCGACAGTAAAATGTGGTTTTCGATTACCATGGCAAGGCATTTTGAGTAAAGGTCTCAGTCTGCTTCAAACTATGTACTTGTCAGATTGTCTAACAGCGAATGAAACCTCCTTTAAGACAGCAAACAATTTCTGCAACTTTCCTAAACAGCTGACAATCTGACAATCACGCCAACTTTTAATAGTCCGACATTTTGGGtaatcctcttcttctctttctctctgagagtcagatgttcagattaataacactaaatatgaagctacagccagcagctggttagcttagcttagcataaagactgaaaacagggggggAAAGCTAGACTGGCTCTGTGCGCAGGTAACaaaacatcttgtttgtttaatccgtacaaaaaccgaatTGTAAGAACAACATGTTGCAGAGTTACGGGGTTAtatgtgcaggactatttctttcCTGGAGCAGTGACTTTGTCAAGTTGCAGCTGGTTGACTGGCAGTGACGAGAAGACTTAAGGAAGTCACCCCGCCCAGCCAAGGAATAGTCCGGcacaaatataacatgttagtCAGTGGGCTTTAGAGTtcctggtaggtggattttgcaCAGAGTACTTTGACTTTTTGGCTGGATGATCCAAAAAGCAGTTTGTTGAAGCAGGAGGTTCTAACTGCAGGCTTTTCAAATGTGGCCATTCAGAGCAGGGGCCTGTTTCCTGAAGAAACCTATTGCTGTTTACCACTTGAGGTAATTTACTCTCTCTAAGGACGGTCATTTGTGACGGTCAAAGCGTCCAATGCTGGGAAGCGGCGCGACCCGTCGCTTCCAAAAACGCCCCTGTGGACACGTACCATtaggctgtgggtgtgctaagctaacgtgttaaaaaaatatagtaaCTATATAACTGATAGACAGAGAGgggcagaggtggaggaagtactcggATCCTTTACTACAGTaaaagcactgacacacactctgtgaaaccctctgctgcagtgagaaGTGTgcgagtgtgatcaggaaacagcccttaaagcattaaagcagtgcagcgtccctgtggctgctgtgctgttatatattctatcatcaggttattattcctcgtgcattaatggaaagcaggatgttgctgctgcagctggtggagctggagctcatgttgaaccggtttgtatcggactgcagctgatgatgcttttcattctggatccatctgccgattcttttctccgtcgatccatcgatcgatcggtttggaaaacttcgtgaaaacagtgagaaagcGCCgccacgacgacccagagcccaaagcggcGCCTTCAGcgcgtgtcgtcgtgtccgaccgacagtccaaagctcggcgttattaacaaacattcacagttattacagtcgttcagaggaaaagcagcaaatctgcacatctgaggagctgcagccaggaagtgatttacagaCGATGTATGCGGAGGCAGCAAGGACAAGGATACGACGTCAATGTGGCCATTCAAGGGGCCCATTTCTGGAAATACAAGCCAAGCTTTACAGAATTATTATAAATGATTTCCTCTTGcctaattttgacaatttaaAGCCATACTTGCAACATGTTTTGGATGACACTTCACAAAACCTTGTTTAAAGTAAACTGAAGTGGGAAGGTTGTAGAATATTAACAGAAGTCAGACGCTGTTGAAACAGAACTAGGGCATTTCCTGTTGCATTAAAGATAAAGCCATACTCTCAACCTGTGCTTGAGCATGCAAGATCTGAAATATGTGACCAGCAACCATTTGTGATCTGCGTGATAGCAGTACCTGAAACAGATGAACACTTGTTTGGATGACACTTCATACGACATTGTCTGTCAAGTAAACTTAACCCTTAAAGTTAGATTGTCTGTTTCGAAAGTTGTAAGCGTACTGAGGCCTTACTTATGAAGGTATTATTGGAGCAAAACTGAGCACCTGTAACAGTGAAATCTGTAGCTGTAGAAAATAGTCACACGTGTGTGTCAGTAAATTTGAAGGTCaaactttttgtattttgcaccatattcactgcagcaactgtagcaaaacTGTGAGCGTATGAGTTTCTTAATTTGTGATTGGTAACACAGGATTTGTGCACCTGCAGTGAAGAATTTGCAACTCATAAAGCATTTTTCTCCGACTTCAAATTTACTGACACAAGCGTGAATCTTCTCTACAGCTACAGATTCCACCTGTAATGTACCTGTACCTGTATGTTCCCCGTGGAAGATTCTTACATCCAATAACAACCAAATATCCAACCTTTCTATTGATTCtataattaataaacaaaatgtcacaatgCACACGTGACAGAACAGACTTCAGCTCTGAACTTAAGACTAATAGAAGGGAGGAATTAAAAAGTCTACAACAAGCATTTGTTAAAAAGCTGGTCCTTACCTGAGACGAGGCGGATGCCGTCTTTAAACGTGTTGTTGTTTAACGTCTTTGAACAGAAGTAAAGCCTGAAATCCTCTGCTGTGATGTTTGTGATCACAAGTCTGTTTCCCACGGCTATATATTTGGTCATCGCAGGGTAAACAAAATACCGGTTTTCAGCGGGATTCTCACTAAAGGTGCGGACGATGCATCCTATGAACTGGCTGTGGATCTCCATGAACCAGAAGATGTCTAAAGTATTCAAAGAGCAGTTTAAGGTGACGTTGTGACCCAGCTCCCCCTTGACCTGAGTCGGGTTCTCGGCCTCAGCACACCCCAGAAACACCGGGAGGATCATCCAAAGCAGATCCATGATCAGGTGCAGCACCAACAGTCTGAAACCCGGCGCTGCTCGGATCTGATACTGCTTCTCCCGTCACGCTGAGCAAAGTGCTCTTCACTTCCTATTTAAGGTGACTGTGTTGTATGTAAGATCTGATGATCTAAACCGCAAATACCAAGTTTCATCAGACGCTCAACAACCGGAAGTGAAACTTGTTCACCAGCAGCTCACCCTCTGCATCAGGAAGCTGTGGCAAAGATTGGGTTAATAAAACAGGTGTTTTCAGGTCAAATTCTTGGAGGTtgttactttaaataaaatctgaaaacaccaaaaacagctgtataCAGATTTTCTTGAATATTTATACCAGTGCAAGAAAGCAAAGACGACAAAGTAGTGATAGTTTTGTAATTATACTCGTGGTAGCACCAGTAACAAAAAGTGTAGCAGctgtagtagcagcagtaaccGAGTACTACGAGTAGTTAAGTATTAGTGTCGTTAAAGATAGCATAGACTTAATAATAGTGTGGGTAGcaacagtagtagtaataatggTAGGAGCAAAAGTATTAGAAGTAGTTGAGGTAGCCACTTTAAGCTGCAGAGGTAGCAGTAAACAACAGTAGTATAGAAATAGCATTATAATAACAGTCGAAGTAGCAGCAGCATCAATAGGAGGAACAGAAAGTTACAGCTGTAGCAGTGCTAACAGTAAGTATACGAACAGCAGAGCCAGAAGAAGCACCAGTCGTAGTAACTTTAACAGCAGTAGACGCAGCAGAGAACTAACTTTAATACTATCAGTTAGTTATAATAGTAGTACCAGTAAAATGGCATTACAGTCATAGGTTTGGTAGACGTAGGACTAGTGACAAAAGGAGTAGTTACAGTACTAAAAGTAGCAGTATGTGTAATAACAGCAGTTATGGAACTAGCAGTAGCAGTACTGCAGCTAAAGTAGTAGCAgttacagtattactgtagtagtagtgtagTAGTACTCGCACAGATATTTACATAAGCAATAATAGTAACAACAGGGGTAACAGTATCTTGGTGGTGGTACTGGTAGAAACAGTATTGCAGTAATACCAGCTGTAGTGTCAGTTGGAGTAATAGCAGTTACAGTATCAGTACTAATAGTTTAATTTCATTACAGACTGATAAAGTTAGTCACTGAACATCAGAGCTGTGGATCATCCTCACCGTTACATGATGTGATGACGTGGCTCCACCTTGTGGTACAAAGTCgttacagcagaaaaaaaaaaactcaaaacatttcttagctttaacatttatttcagaataaaacaaacttcagcCTGCAGATAAAATATTAACTCACACCAGTAAAATAACTTCAACACCACGCCTGGAGACTTTGTCACTTCTCTGGGACAAACTACAAATACATTTCCTATATTTCACATGATGCAACTGGGACCAAACAGCAGCATCATTTCAGTCACACAACTTCTAGTCCAGATAACGTTAGCAGTTagcttcacattgctgcttgTAGTGGCTATGTTTTCATGACAACCATCTAATTAGCACATTGTGATCTGGGCCCATATTAATCCAAGCAACTTTCAGGTGATTAATAACATGCATGTTTTGAGAAGGCATCTGCCATAGTGTTCGTTATGTAAAAATAGCCTGgattatataaataatgtacTGGGGTCATCCACAGAACTCTTAGATTTAAGAGCATTTATCAGTTGTACGAAACTCGCCAAACTGACTTTATTCTTACGTTTGCAAGTAAAACTTCTTCCACTTAAGTCAGTTTGATGAATTTGGACTGCGATCACAATGCAGAACGGAGATTAACAGCAGGCGTAAATGCACAGAGCAGACGTTACTGTCCACATAACGGACACAGATCAGAGGTTAATAGCACGTTTAAATGGAGTACAGTGTAGCTACAATCAGTTTATAAGGTGCTTGAAGCTGTTTTCCTTCATGAAGATGACAAAACGGATGGACATTTTCTATTTAGCTTCACAATCAGATGGAAATGTTATAACTTACTGCTTAAATCAAGctgtaatgttttaaatatatatgacACATGCTGCTGTTAGCAGAGTAGTAGCTGCCTATAAGTACACTTAAAAGctttaatgtcaaaaataacaaaacttgACCTTCACAACTACATAAGAACATGGAATGATTATTATAACAATCGATTACTTGTTGATGTAATTTATCCAATAAAAATACTTTGACCTTGTGTgttcagaaataataataatgaaaatgttctaCGATGATATGTAAGAGAGATaagcagctaaaaaaaaagtgcaatgtTTGATATTTATATTGGATACATTTCTTCTACAATTAATCGTTCATTATAATTTTTAGAAACACGTTAATTAAATTGTTGTATTTAGATGTTCTGATGTAGATATTTATGTTTGGAATGACGTATTGATTCTGTTTAATTTGACATCACGTCTTGGAAATACGTTTTAACACtctattttatctattttaactatttttggtttgtttcgcagattaataaataagtaaaacgATAAACATTATCCTGACTAACTTCTCGTTATTCACAATAACTGTTACATGTCAGCTTTCAAACAAAGTTTTTAACTCTTCTTTAGGAACTTCACTTCAGCtgcaaataatcaaaatatataaataataaaatctttTGCATCAGATAAATAATTAACAGGCTGTAACATACTTCAGACTTTAAGTGAAGAGTTCTGCTCCAAAACTGAATCGTCTGCATAGAAACAACACAACAGTGTGATGTCAGCAGCTCTTTGACCAATCAGCAACTAGATAAACTGTCCAAAACTGAACTGCAGCATTAATGGctttaaatgtatatacattatCGGTGAGAGCTCCCCCGGTGGACATTCAGGGTAATTTCTCCCTGTTctctatttattatttcactcatttgcttcttttgtttttcaaccaTTAAAAGGACCACACCAGTAAATCCTGCGTGCTTTACAACGTGCATTACTGACAACCATTTCCCAACTCGTGCAATTTACTTCATTATCAGAATCAACTCGCAGAGACTTGAAACGTCCTCAACACGGCTGACGCATCATAACGAAGCACACGGCCTGGTTTTCATTAGACTTACTTAAAGCTACGGTAGGTAAtttatttcagaagcattttttgttcgTTGAaattcaataaatcaaatgctgaCACAAAAATCTGAGGCTGTCGCAAGACTATAATAAGCATGCCCAGTATGAAATGATTGGCTAGCCTACCtgcactcattgcgcatgaaaatgtgttttggaggaGTGGCTTTgcagggaggcctgaagggagggggtgggattttttcggttggatactttcaaaatctagctgtctcttgctagctTCTCTGAttgttacctaccctagctttagtTTAAGAGTTTCTAATGGTGTTGAAATGGCGTGAGTGACCTGTGAATCCTTCCTGGTGGTGTATTCAGGTGCTGAAGTGAAGGTCTGACAacatagtagaaaaggtttcagtcgtagtcgtctggacagtgttttcagaatcaagatgtttcggctcccatcctgaagtcattctcaattgtgaaaatggtctgagcaCTCTGGTggtttaagctactctgtgttgcttaagccccgccctcagggaggagtctacctgagtatctgttgattagctagtttcacctgaaactgaccctTCTTTTGTtac includes these proteins:
- the LOC122871979 gene encoding uncharacterized protein LOC122871979 is translated as MDLLWMILPVFLGCAEAENPTQVKGELGHNVTLNCSLNTLDIFWFMEIHSQFIGCIVRTFSENPAENRYFVYPAMTKYIAVGNRLVITNITAEDFRLYFCSKTLNNNTFKDGIRLVSDVPIPPSTNDSKANHPDILSAPLVTYGSLALNAVLLLVVIGFIFTSLCLKRKDCSSQVNEPSPFTCENPETLETVQYDEIQLPVSYRAPQPAGPSLHCIYSKAQLPRATLPGH